From bacterium, one genomic window encodes:
- a CDS encoding thioredoxin family protein: MKLIHYKILTIVLIILLVGSVVLLFQDAGFNSTKKIPADEAGKKAVSYINDSQGKGTASLVSAKEDKEKGLYKLELNVNSQIFESYITLDGSTLFPDSINLGTAASETKTSANPPAGETVDGDFIKVANQEIIKENGKPIIYFFGSTSCSHCLWEHPIIQAVAAKFGDKISFHDIMITSANDMKDKDIFSKYSKGGIPTIVLGGVYYREGSGEQLGEQKEAEVLTNLIQQIIDQK, from the coding sequence ATGAAATTAATTCATTACAAAATTTTAACCATCGTTTTGATCATCCTTTTAGTGGGTTCGGTTGTTCTTTTATTTCAGGACGCCGGCTTTAACTCCACAAAAAAAATACCAGCCGACGAAGCGGGCAAAAAGGCCGTAAGCTATATCAACGATTCGCAAGGTAAAGGCACCGCCAGTTTGGTAAGCGCCAAGGAAGATAAAGAAAAGGGCCTTTACAAACTGGAACTCAATGTCAACAGCCAGATTTTTGAATCTTACATAACTTTAGACGGAAGCACGTTATTCCCGGACTCAATTAATTTAGGAACGGCCGCTTCTGAAACAAAAACAAGCGCGAATCCTCCCGCCGGAGAAACCGTTGACGGCGACTTCATAAAAGTGGCCAACCAGGAAATTATCAAAGAAAACGGCAAGCCGATAATTTATTTCTTCGGTTCAACCAGCTGCTCTCATTGTTTGTGGGAGCATCCGATTATTCAGGCGGTAGCCGCTAAATTCGGCGACAAAATCAGCTTCCACGACATTATGATAACAAGCGCAAACGATATGAAAGACAAAGACATTTTTTCCAAATACAGCAAAGGAGGCATTCCCACTATTGTTTTAGGCGGCGTTTATTATCGCGAAGGTTCCGGCGAACAGCTCGGAGAACAAAAAGAAGCCGAAGTCCTGACAAATTTAATTCAACAAATTATAGACCAGAAATAA
- a CDS encoding segregation/condensation protein A yields MAYELKLEHFSGPIEKLLELIEEKKLEITQLSLAQVTADFLIYLTTVEKMAPGILADFLVVASRLLLIKSKALLPNLVLDQEEEQEIRDLEERLKIYQEFKIARDHIKNLWQDQPVIFSREFLASSGITCLPAGRSFYPPRKIKPENLETALNRLLQELQKFIYETKDFKLEVINLEEKMREFLKRLEIAQTFNFGKLINSQPKAEIITCFLMILHLIKDHLISVQQEKHFSEITIEKI; encoded by the coding sequence ATGGCTTACGAACTGAAATTAGAACATTTTTCCGGTCCTATAGAAAAACTGCTGGAATTGATTGAAGAGAAAAAATTGGAGATTACCCAATTAAGTTTGGCTCAGGTGACGGCAGATTTTTTGATTTATTTGACGACCGTGGAAAAAATGGCGCCGGGTATTTTGGCGGATTTTTTAGTGGTGGCTTCACGTCTGCTTTTGATAAAATCCAAAGCCCTTTTGCCGAATTTAGTTTTAGACCAGGAGGAAGAACAAGAAATCAGGGACTTAGAGGAACGGTTAAAGATTTATCAGGAATTCAAAATTGCCAGAGATCATATTAAGAATCTTTGGCAGGATCAACCCGTAATTTTCAGCCGGGAGTTTTTAGCTTCTTCGGGAATTACCTGCCTGCCGGCAGGCAGGTCTTTTTATCCGCCTAGGAAGATAAAGCCGGAAAATCTAGAGACAGCCTTGAATCGCTTACTTCAAGAGCTCCAGAAATTTATTTACGAGACCAAAGATTTCAAATTGGAAGTAATCAATCTGGAAGAAAAAATGCGGGAATTTTTGAAAAGGTTGGAAATCGCCCAAACATTTAATTTCGGGAAATTGATTAATTCCCAGCCCAAAGCCGAAATCATCACTTGTTTTTTGATGATTCTTCATTTAATTAAAGACCACTTAATAAGTGTCCAGCAGGAAAAACATTTTTCCGAAATCACTATTGAAAAAATATAA
- the scpB gene encoding SMC-Scp complex subunit ScpB, translating into MDEQIKNNLTAALESLLFIHGEPIDLKKIAELLEIKKEDLEEVIGVFENKLKTDNSRGLALNRIGDQVQLATKPDFQKLGEKIIKEEIKENLTPAALETLSIVAYNGPMARSMVDYLRGVNSGYILRNLLVRGLVERHPDPERPYVFLYNVSFDFLKHLGLSKQEDLPEYSKYKEVLKNITGNAQ; encoded by the coding sequence ATGGATGAGCAAATAAAAAATAATTTGACCGCGGCTTTGGAAAGTTTATTGTTTATTCACGGCGAGCCGATTGATTTAAAAAAAATAGCCGAGCTTTTGGAAATCAAAAAAGAGGACCTGGAAGAAGTGATTGGCGTTTTTGAAAATAAATTAAAAACTGATAATAGCAGGGGATTGGCATTAAACAGAATAGGCGACCAGGTACAATTAGCGACCAAACCGGATTTTCAGAAATTAGGCGAAAAAATCATCAAGGAAGAAATCAAGGAAAATTTGACTCCGGCCGCTTTGGAAACCCTTTCTATAGTCGCTTATAACGGCCCGATGGCGCGGTCAATGGTTGATTATTTAAGAGGCGTGAACTCCGGTTATATTTTAAGAAATCTTCTGGTCAGGGGATTGGTTGAGCGTCATCCCGATCCCGAGCGGCCTTATGTATTCCTTTATAATGTCAGTTTTGATTTTTTAAAACATCTGGGACTGAGTAAGCAGGAAGATTTGCCGGAATATTCAAAGTATAAGGAAGTATTAAAAAATATCACCGGCAATGCGCAGTAA
- a CDS encoding serine hydrolase, translating to MRSKFQSLLLVVLVFVSLSITKGTKTEISAVNQPVSFAESLAVSSLAPEGQSGVSAEESFPQNLPKLNYGSSPDFLGNLVVNIPRGFLSGNSVSYQLPASNETLANKRQQSPDVILKTKIALVSDLDNDNDLISYNSDTPWSLASITKLMTAVLAIEEIGNKEIIPSENALNIEGNLGKLEAGKLYKVDDLIKIMMLTSSNHAAIALADFYLFGQAEFVNLMNKKAVELGMNRTVFRDPTGLSPLNQSTANDIRKLIKYIVNNHPEILAWSRDKSFGDFQNINRFVERLDFLGGKTGTIDESKQNLVSLFLVDNRRILIIVLGADDRFVQTQQLLDYLKNAQ from the coding sequence ATGCGCAGTAAATTTCAATCTTTATTATTAGTTGTTTTGGTTTTTGTTTCTTTGTCGATTACCAAAGGAACAAAAACCGAGATTTCGGCTGTTAATCAGCCGGTTTCGTTTGCGGAATCGCTGGCGGTCAGCAGTTTGGCTCCCGAAGGGCAAAGCGGCGTAAGCGCCGAAGAAAGCTTTCCTCAGAACTTGCCGAAATTAAATTATGGCAGCAGTCCTGATTTTTTGGGGAATTTGGTTGTTAATATCCCCCGGGGTTTTTTATCCGGGAATTCCGTTTCTTATCAATTGCCGGCCTCAAACGAAACATTGGCAAATAAACGCCAACAGTCGCCGGATGTCATTTTGAAAACCAAAATCGCTTTAGTTTCAGATTTGGACAATGATAACGATTTGATAAGTTATAATAGCGATACTCCCTGGTCTTTAGCTTCTATTACTAAATTAATGACCGCGGTTTTGGCGATTGAAGAAATCGGCAATAAAGAAATTATACCCAGTGAAAACGCCCTTAATATTGAAGGAAATTTGGGAAAATTAGAAGCGGGAAAATTATACAAAGTTGATGACTTGATAAAAATAATGATGTTGACATCCAGCAATCACGCGGCGATAGCCCTCGCGGATTTCTATCTTTTCGGCCAGGCGGAATTCGTGAACTTAATGAATAAAAAAGCGGTTGAACTGGGCATGAATCGGACGGTTTTCCGTGATCCGACCGGCCTCTCGCCGCTTAATCAGTCAACGGCTAATGACATCAGAAAATTAATAAAGTATATTGTTAATAATCACCCGGAAATACTGGCTTGGAGCCGGGATAAAAGTTTTGGTGATTTTCAAAATATTAATCGTTTCGTTGAACGGCTTGATTTTTTAGGCGGCAAGACGGGAACTATTGACGAGTCAAAACAAAATTTAGTTTCTTTGTTTTTGGTTGATAACCGCCGGATTTTAATAATCGTTTTGGGAGCGGATGACCGTTTCGTCCAAACCCAACAACTTTTGGATTATTTGAAAAATGCCCAATAA
- a CDS encoding phospho-N-acetylmuramoyl-pentapeptide-transferase, which translates to MPNNTQIIFQVVRMLVLLAVSFGTAFLLAPLFIRLLHKFDLTKKNIRDADDTPIFSRLHQGKSQTPTMGGIIIWGTVIILAILFLILNKICDGFWGYFNFVNRAQTYLPLATMLIAGLIGLFDDILGILKIGPKGGGLRMGLKIILYTAVAAVGAWWFYSPSILNWNTFYVPFLGYFQIGWWYIPIFIFVIIATAFSTNETDGLDGLAAGTLLFAFGSLIVVSFVLGRYDLAAMETVILGALLAFLWFNIYPAKFFMGDTGAMSLGVTLGVIAMLTNTAVFLPFFALILVIESISVIIQTISKKFFHRKIFLSTPIHHHFEAIGWPETQVTMRFWIISALASAIGLVLFFLARFL; encoded by the coding sequence ATGCCCAATAATACTCAAATTATTTTTCAGGTGGTGAGGATGCTGGTTCTTTTGGCCGTGTCTTTCGGAACGGCTTTTTTGTTGGCGCCGCTTTTCATCCGGCTTCTCCATAAATTCGATTTGACCAAAAAAAATATCCGCGATGCGGATGATACTCCGATTTTTTCGCGGCTTCACCAGGGCAAATCCCAGACGCCGACTATGGGAGGGATCATTATTTGGGGAACGGTTATTATTCTGGCAATTTTATTTTTAATTTTGAATAAAATCTGCGACGGCTTTTGGGGATATTTTAATTTTGTGAATCGCGCCCAAACCTATCTGCCTTTGGCGACGATGCTGATTGCCGGCCTTATCGGATTATTTGACGATATTCTGGGAATATTGAAAATCGGCCCCAAGGGCGGGGGATTGCGGATGGGCTTGAAAATTATTCTTTACACTGCGGTGGCCGCTGTCGGCGCCTGGTGGTTTTATTCTCCATCAATACTTAACTGGAACACTTTTTACGTTCCTTTTCTGGGGTATTTTCAAATCGGATGGTGGTATATTCCTATTTTTATATTTGTTATCATTGCGACCGCCTTTTCAACTAATGAAACCGACGGCCTTGACGGTTTGGCCGCCGGCACACTTCTGTTTGCTTTCGGTTCGCTTATTGTGGTTTCTTTTGTTTTAGGCCGTTATGATTTGGCGGCAATGGAAACGGTGATTTTGGGAGCGCTCTTGGCTTTTCTTTGGTTTAATATTTATCCGGCGAAATTTTTTATGGGCGACACCGGCGCCATGTCTTTGGGAGTAACCTTGGGAGTAATTGCTATGCTTACCAATACCGCTGTGTTCCTGCCGTTTTTCGCTTTAATTTTGGTGATTGAATCAATTTCGGTAATCATCCAGACGATAAGCAAAAAATTTTTTCACCGGAAAATTTTTCTTTCCACGCCGATTCATCACCACTTTGAAGCCATCGGCTGGCCGGAAACCCAGGTGACGATGCGTTTTTGGATTATCTCGGCTTTAGCCAGCGCTATCGGCTTGGTTCTCTTTTTCTTGGCAAGGTTTTTATGA
- a CDS encoding amidohydrolase family protein: MTVLIKNALIFDGSGKLPFKSDIFINHERINRLGNFPHQSADKVIDARGAMTTPGFIDINADADHYLTLFSDPGQSELLKHGITTIIGGNAGSSLAPLIDGSLRSIRKWADSSQVNVNWRSVFEFLKIMKRRKLGVNFGTLIGHSTIRRAIIGEDLRDLTEKEIKVFKYVLEEGLKEGAFGFSTGLSYVHSHNVSKWEIEELVKITAKFKGVYATQLRNYSEGLAWAINETLNLARKTGANVEISRFQPLKEFGNDYLEIASLIEKEKMRAHIHFDIFPAEANLMDIYMFLPEWARSGGLEVMLQNIKTPSIRERILIFFDQIKFEDLIIAKVPSFLKFIEGKSLTQFSEAQNLAPTEALLKLMELTQLKAELWYKNIDFQTLSQLLISENAIIASGGSVKFLNLVQEKNLMPLEKAVIKATSSPARKFNIRERGLLAEGYFADIVIMRDGQPSDVLVNGSVVLENGEINGSLALAGKVLKHSF, translated from the coding sequence ATGACAGTTCTTATTAAAAACGCCTTGATTTTTGACGGGTCGGGGAAGTTGCCGTTTAAAAGTGATATTTTTATTAATCACGAGCGAATTAATCGCTTGGGAAATTTTCCGCATCAAAGCGCTGATAAAGTCATTGATGCCAGGGGAGCGATGACCACGCCCGGTTTTATTGACATTAATGCCGATGCAGACCATTACCTGACTTTATTTTCCGACCCCGGCCAAAGTGAACTTTTAAAACATGGAATCACCACTATTATTGGCGGCAACGCTGGTTCTTCTTTGGCGCCTTTAATTGACGGTTCTCTAAGGTCAATCAGAAAATGGGCCGATTCTTCGCAGGTAAATGTAAATTGGCGTTCGGTTTTTGAATTTTTGAAAATTATGAAGCGGCGGAAATTGGGAGTGAATTTCGGAACTTTAATCGGCCATTCCACCATTCGCCGCGCGATTATCGGAGAAGACCTGCGCGATTTGACCGAAAAAGAAATCAAAGTTTTTAAATACGTTTTAGAGGAAGGATTAAAAGAAGGGGCTTTCGGTTTTTCAACCGGACTGAGTTATGTCCATTCTCATAATGTTTCCAAATGGGAGATAGAAGAGTTGGTAAAAATAACCGCTAAATTCAAAGGCGTTTATGCCACTCAGCTTCGCAATTATTCCGAAGGGCTGGCTTGGGCCATCAATGAAACTTTGAATCTCGCGAGAAAAACCGGCGCGAACGTGGAGATAAGCCGTTTTCAGCCGCTCAAAGAATTTGGAAATGATTATCTTGAAATCGCTTCTTTGATAGAAAAAGAAAAAATGCGGGCTCATATCCATTTTGACATTTTTCCCGCCGAAGCGAATTTGATGGACATTTATATGTTTTTGCCGGAGTGGGCCAGAAGCGGAGGTCTGGAGGTGATGCTTCAGAATATCAAAACCCCCAGTATTAGAGAAAGGATTTTGATTTTTTTTGATCAAATCAAATTTGAAGATTTAATTATTGCCAAAGTCCCGTCTTTCTTGAAATTTATTGAAGGAAAATCTTTAACCCAATTCAGCGAAGCCCAAAATCTCGCGCCGACTGAGGCCTTATTAAAACTTATGGAATTGACCCAACTGAAGGCCGAGCTTTGGTATAAAAATATTGATTTTCAAACTCTCTCTCAGCTTTTGATTTCGGAAAACGCCATTATCGCTTCCGGGGGATCGGTGAAATTTTTGAATTTGGTTCAGGAAAAAAATCTGATGCCTTTGGAAAAAGCCGTTATCAAGGCCACTTCTTCGCCGGCGCGCAAATTTAATATCAGAGAGCGGGGATTGCTTGCCGAAGGATATTTTGCCGACATCGTGATTATGCGGGACGGCCAGCCGAGCGATGTTTTGGTCAACGGCTCGGTTGTTTTGGAAAACGGAGAGATTAACGGCAGTCTGGCGCTGGCAGGAAAGGTTTTAAAACATAGTTTTTAA
- the ftsW gene encoding putative lipid II flippase FtsW has protein sequence MRGKTRPKKIDYFFILLVFLLTAFGLAMLASASSDLGNKNFHDTYSYLKHQVLYGLLPGLLGFFIMANVYYRRLEKISFILLIVSLGLLILVFTSMGVLSGGARRWLALGNFSFQPSEIVKFAFLIYLAAWLSKNKDRTQKFLSGFLPLLCLLVFICGILLVQHSTSAAMIIGISAVAVYFISGARFRYILAIILLGVSVLFLVINFTPYRFDRIKAFLNPQADPLGKSYQQNQTLLAIGSGQLWGRGYGQSTTKIHYLPEPISDSIFAVIAEELGFVGSTGLIVAFFLLIWRSFAIAGKNPDNFAKIVVIGFGLIVGLQVFIHIAALTGVIPLTGVPLPFISYGGTALAVSLTMAGVVANISKYSY, from the coding sequence ATGAGAGGCAAGACAAGACCAAAAAAAATTGATTATTTTTTTATTTTGCTGGTTTTTTTATTGACGGCTTTCGGCTTGGCGATGCTGGCCAGCGCTTCCTCGGATCTGGGCAATAAAAATTTTCACGACACTTATTCTTACCTGAAGCATCAGGTACTTTACGGCTTACTTCCCGGTCTTTTGGGATTTTTTATTATGGCTAATGTTTATTACCGGCGTTTGGAAAAAATAAGTTTTATTTTATTAATCGTCAGTCTTGGGCTTTTGATTTTAGTTTTCACTTCCATGGGGGTTTTGTCCGGCGGCGCCAGACGCTGGCTTGCTTTGGGGAATTTTAGTTTCCAGCCGTCTGAAATCGTTAAATTCGCTTTTCTTATTTATTTGGCCGCCTGGTTAAGTAAGAATAAAGACCGGACGCAAAAATTTCTCAGCGGTTTTCTGCCTCTTCTTTGTTTATTGGTTTTTATCTGCGGCATTTTATTGGTTCAGCATTCAACCAGCGCGGCTATGATTATCGGCATTTCCGCGGTCGCGGTTTATTTTATCAGCGGCGCCAGATTCAGGTATATTTTAGCCATTATTCTTTTGGGCGTTTCGGTTTTGTTTTTGGTAATTAATTTTACTCCTTATCGTTTTGACCGGATAAAGGCCTTTCTGAACCCGCAAGCCGACCCTTTGGGGAAAAGTTATCAGCAGAATCAGACTCTTCTGGCTATCGGCTCGGGTCAGTTATGGGGTCGTGGCTACGGGCAATCAACGACAAAAATTCATTATTTGCCGGAGCCGATTAGCGATTCTATTTTCGCCGTCATCGCCGAGGAATTGGGTTTTGTCGGCTCGACCGGTTTGATTGTCGCTTTTTTCCTTTTGATTTGGCGAAGTTTCGCGATTGCCGGTAAAAATCCGGATAATTTCGCCAAAATTGTGGTGATAGGTTTTGGTTTAATCGTGGGTTTGCAGGTTTTTATTCATATTGCGGCGCTTACGGGCGTGATCCCTTTAACCGGCGTACCCCTGCCTTTTATAAGTTATGGCGGCACGGCTTTGGCGGTTTCTCTGACAATGGCGGGAGTTGTTGCTAATATCTCAAAATATAGTTATTAA
- a CDS encoding carbohydrate kinase family protein, with product MFDVITIGTATRDAFFEGVNFLKIKDSRFRVGEGISLPFGSKIEVPKITFTTGGVGTNTAATFVRQELKTAIICRVGSDISGEEIIRALKKEKINTEFIQKDKTTSTAYSVIFLTESGERTILSYKGAGEDLTEKEIPWKKLKTKWFYIGSLGGNEKLLRNLFSFAQKNKIKIAGNPGGRELKILKAHPELLNNYDVFIINQEEASYLTGASYQREKEVFKKLDHWVNGIVVMTRGPKGLIVSDGKTLWQAGIFKEKKIVDRTGAGDAFGSGFVSGLIQRQDVEYAIYLGSANATAEVEVIGAKRGIINRKDFLRSPRWGKLEIKRFKI from the coding sequence ATGTTTGACGTAATCACAATCGGAACAGCCACTCGGGACGCCTTTTTTGAAGGAGTAAATTTTTTGAAAATAAAAGATTCCCGTTTTCGGGTAGGCGAGGGGATTTCCCTGCCTTTCGGTTCAAAAATAGAAGTTCCTAAAATTACCTTTACCACCGGCGGAGTTGGGACGAATACCGCCGCCACTTTCGTCCGCCAGGAATTAAAAACCGCAATCATTTGCCGGGTCGGCTCCGATATTTCCGGCGAAGAAATAATCCGCGCTCTTAAAAAAGAAAAAATAAATACTGAATTTATCCAGAAAGATAAAACCACTTCAACGGCCTATTCGGTGATTTTCCTGACTGAAAGTGGAGAGCGTACCATTCTTTCCTACAAAGGCGCCGGTGAAGATTTGACCGAAAAAGAAATTCCCTGGAAAAAATTAAAAACAAAATGGTTTTATATCGGTTCACTCGGCGGGAATGAAAAACTTTTACGAAATCTTTTTTCTTTCGCCCAAAAAAATAAAATTAAAATTGCCGGAAACCCCGGTGGCAGGGAATTGAAAATCTTAAAAGCCCATCCGGAACTTTTAAATAATTATGATGTTTTTATCATCAACCAGGAAGAAGCCTCTTATTTGACTGGGGCTTCTTACCAGCGGGAAAAAGAAGTTTTCAAAAAATTAGACCATTGGGTCAACGGAATCGTTGTGATGACTAGAGGCCCGAAAGGGTTGATTGTTTCAGACGGAAAAACTCTCTGGCAAGCCGGAATTTTTAAAGAGAAAAAAATAGTTGACCGCACCGGCGCCGGCGATGCTTTCGGCAGTGGTTTTGTTTCCGGATTAATTCAAAGACAGGATGTTGAATACGCCATTTATTTGGGGAGCGCCAACGCCACCGCGGAAGTTGAAGTCATCGGCGCCAAGCGGGGAATTATTAATAGAAAAGATTTCCTAAGGTCGCCCCGTTGGGGAAAATTGGAAATAAAAAGATTTAAGATATAA
- a CDS encoding class II fructose-bisphosphate aldolase, which translates to MFNLKEIIQEAEKNRVAVGHFNISSLEQLKAIFEAGQELSQTQNRKIPLIIGTSEGEGDYVGFKQAAVLVKSLREEFDYPIFINGDHIHSLEKAKEVVEAGYDAVIFDASASSFEENVAKTKEAVIFLKSINPEILIEGEIGFIGSSSKILKEIPKGAAIKPEDLTKPEEAKRFVEETKVDLLSAAVGNIHGMFKNAPNPNLDIKRVKDIREVSCAPLVLHGGSGISNEDFLASIDAGISIVHINTEIRLAWREALEKSLKDNPEEIAPYKIMASVIEEMKKVVVKNLKILNKYL; encoded by the coding sequence ATGTTTAATCTTAAAGAAATAATTCAAGAAGCTGAGAAAAATAGGGTAGCTGTCGGTCATTTTAATATTTCAAGCTTGGAGCAGTTAAAAGCGATTTTTGAAGCCGGCCAGGAATTATCCCAAACGCAAAATAGAAAAATTCCGTTAATTATCGGCACTTCCGAGGGCGAGGGGGATTATGTCGGTTTTAAGCAGGCCGCGGTTTTGGTTAAAAGTTTAAGGGAGGAATTTGATTATCCGATTTTCATCAACGGCGACCATATTCATTCCCTGGAAAAAGCCAAAGAAGTGGTTGAGGCGGGCTATGACGCCGTTATTTTTGACGCTTCCGCATCATCTTTTGAAGAAAATGTCGCGAAAACCAAGGAAGCCGTAATCTTTCTCAAGTCAATCAATCCGGAAATTTTAATTGAAGGAGAAATCGGGTTTATCGGCTCTTCTTCTAAGATTTTGAAAGAAATTCCCAAAGGAGCGGCTATTAAGCCAGAAGATTTAACCAAGCCCGAAGAAGCTAAAAGATTTGTTGAAGAAACAAAAGTTGATTTATTGTCAGCGGCTGTCGGCAATATTCATGGAATGTTTAAAAACGCGCCTAACCCGAATTTAGATATTAAAAGAGTCAAGGATATCAGAGAAGTCAGCTGTGCTCCTTTGGTTTTACACGGCGGTTCCGGAATCAGCAATGAAGATTTTTTGGCGTCTATTGACGCCGGCATTTCCATTGTTCATATCAATACCGAAATCCGTTTGGCCTGGCGGGAAGCCCTGGAAAAAAGCTTAAAAGACAATCCCGAAGAAATTGCGCCTTATAAAATAATGGCCAGCGTTATTGAAGAAATGAAAAAAGTAGTTGTGAAGAATTTAAAGATACTCAATAAATATTTATAG
- a CDS encoding PCRF domain-containing protein: MDKIILEIRAGAGGDEAAIFAADLSRAYQKFSAKKGWHFFILDSHQSSLNGYKSLVAEISGEGVYEALKFESGVHRVQRIPATEKAGRVHTSTISVAVLPEVEPTQIQINPSELEISFFRSSGPGGQNVNKVETAVRILHKPSGVVVASQVDRSQSANKDRAMSVLRAKLFEFKQEEEHRKLGAIRKEQIGSGDRSEKIRTYNFPQDRITDHRIGKKWHNIESIMEGNFEPIVKSFQKNNDMEEKDNS, from the coding sequence ATGGATAAAATAATTTTAGAAATACGAGCCGGAGCCGGCGGCGATGAGGCCGCTATTTTCGCCGCGGATTTAAGCCGGGCTTATCAGAAATTTTCAGCGAAAAAGGGCTGGCATTTTTTTATTCTTGATTCCCATCAAAGCTCATTAAACGGATATAAATCTTTGGTGGCGGAAATCAGCGGCGAAGGAGTTTATGAGGCCTTGAAATTTGAATCTGGCGTTCACCGGGTTCAGCGGATTCCGGCAACGGAAAAAGCCGGCCGAGTCCACACCTCAACGATTTCAGTGGCGGTTTTGCCGGAAGTGGAGCCGACACAGATTCAGATAAATCCCTCGGAGTTAGAAATTTCTTTTTTCCGTTCGTCCGGCCCCGGCGGACAAAACGTCAATAAAGTGGAAACAGCGGTCAGGATTTTGCATAAACCGAGCGGAGTGGTTGTCGCTTCTCAGGTTGATCGTTCGCAATCCGCGAACAAAGACCGCGCCATGAGTGTTCTTAGGGCCAAGCTTTTTGAATTCAAACAGGAAGAAGAGCATAGAAAACTTGGAGCGATACGCAAAGAACAAATCGGCTCGGGCGACCGGTCGGAAAAAATCAGGACTTATAATTTTCCGCAGGACAGGATCACCGACCATCGCATCGGCAAAAAATGGCACAATATAGAAAGCATTATGGAAGGAAATTTTGAACCGATAGTAAAAAGTTTTCAAAAAAATAACGATATGGAAGAAAAAGATAATAGCTAA
- a CDS encoding HD domain-containing protein, translating into MELINSSPIQRLKEIDQVGYPEPYFPGVAHSRFEHSVGVYLLLKKYNTSIKEQIAGLIHDVSHSAFSHCIDYVLDSGSEKKHNHQDNIFNSYVRKTEIPKIIKNHNFDLEYILDDKNFPLKEKDLPDLCADRIDYSLKAAVIFGELNEQVKNYFLENLSTENNNWVFKNFESAKKYAELFFKLNREYYSGFPSALMFRTVGDCLKYALQKEYISENDLYATDKIVLEKIKKFLDKDEKLRLFWERMNNKVKAINNPDNFDAQVFCKSRVVDPLFKENGILKRISEVDPNWGVIIEQELKPKQYFLKFEK; encoded by the coding sequence TTGGAACTAATAAATTCCTCGCCAATTCAACGATTAAAAGAAATAGATCAGGTAGGATATCCTGAGCCTTATTTTCCAGGAGTAGCGCATTCGCGTTTCGAGCATTCAGTAGGAGTTTATTTACTTCTTAAAAAATATAATACGTCAATCAAAGAACAGATTGCTGGTTTAATCCATGATGTTTCTCATTCTGCTTTTTCTCATTGTATTGATTATGTGTTAGATAGCGGTTCAGAAAAAAAACACAACCATCAAGATAATATTTTTAATAGTTATGTAAGAAAAACAGAAATTCCAAAAATAATAAAAAATCATAACTTTGATTTAGAATATATTTTGGATGATAAAAATTTCCCCCTAAAAGAGAAGGATTTGCCTGATTTATGTGCCGACAGAATTGATTACTCTTTGAAAGCTGCTGTTATTTTCGGCGAGTTAAATGAGCAAGTCAAAAATTATTTTCTGGAAAATTTATCAACAGAAAATAATAATTGGGTATTTAAAAATTTTGAAAGCGCGAAAAAATACGCCGAATTATTTTTTAAGTTGAATAGAGAATATTACTCCGGTTTTCCTTCAGCTTTAATGTTTAGAACGGTTGGGGATTGTTTAAAATATGCTTTACAAAAAGAATATATCTCTGAAAATGATCTTTATGCAACCGATAAGATAGTTTTGGAAAAAATAAAAAAATTTTTAGATAAAGACGAAAAATTGAGATTATTTTGGGAACGAATGAATAATAAAGTGAAAGCAATCAATAACCCTGATAATTTTGATGCTCAGGTATTTTGTAAATCAAGGGTTGTTGACCCTCTGTTTAAAGAAAATGGAATTTTAAAGCGAATATCGGAAGTTGACCCAAACTGGGGTGTTATAATAGAGCAAGAATTGAAGCCAAAGCAGTATTTTCTGAAGTTTGAAAAATAA